A DNA window from Zingiber officinale cultivar Zhangliang chromosome 3A, Zo_v1.1, whole genome shotgun sequence contains the following coding sequences:
- the LOC122051450 gene encoding high mobility group B protein 9-like, with amino-acid sequence MEMSDAAEKEKGIEKMKEVAQCDFDAQQAANYRAYPKPLAKYEDVVADPELFKDTLMKLHADMGTKFMVPIIGGKGLDLHLLFVEVTSRGGIEKVVSEKRWREVTAAFSFPSTATNASFILRKYYLSLLHHYEQIYLFGSEGWNPLNAPSNTSATSVASRKSLEPLKIYPEALTTPSKRRRNNGLSSPTYTPVVGVIDGKFEHGYFVTVNVGSEKLKGILYHVPEHTAEQDPLSSICADDGNLASPRNHQHQLKLSMLDPNPAKQDNGGYNCFFAEQRAKLLPLHPGQDTEISRIISVSWNGLSEAEKAVYQERGMKEKERHESEMILSESLKPGPLVYDPSLPMQQLPVKPVEDVDAKSQKPDVNMKASDDQNDCSSNDINSGGASSQIHPEIESPASVRSAIVSTCSVKPSKEMSSSCLGEWMKN; translated from the exons ATGGAGATGAGTGATGCTGCCGAAAAGGAAAAGGGCATCGAGAAGATGAAGGAGGTGGCGCAGTGTGATTTCGACGCACAACAAGCCGCCAACTATCGCGCTTACCCTAAGCCATTGGCTAAGTACGAGGACGTGGTTGCTGATCCAGAGCTATTCAAGGATACCTTGATGAAGCTGCATGCTGACATGGGTACAAAGTTTAT GGTTCCAATTATAGGAGGAAAGGGCCTTGATCTGCATCTGCTATTTGTTGAAGTAACTTCTCGAGGTGGTATTGAAAAA GTAGTTTCAGAGAAGAGGTGGAGAGAAGTCACTGCAGCTTTTAGTTTTCCATCTACAGCAACCAATGCATCTTTTATTCTCCGCAAGTACTATTTATCCTTGTTGCATCATTATGAGCAGATATACTTATTTGGCTCTGAAGGATGGAACCCTCTAAATG CTCCTTCAAATACTTCTGCCACTTCTGTTGCTTCTCGGAAGTCAttggaacctttgaaaatatATCCTGAAGCTCTGACTACTCCTAGCAAACGGAGAAGAAACAATG GTCTTTCATCGCCAACTTATACCCCAGTTGTTGGAGTTATCGATGGGAAATTTGAGCATGGATATTTTGTGACTGTTAATGTTGGCTCAGAGAAACTTAAGGGTATCCTTTATCATGTTCCTGAACACACTGCAGAGCAAGATCCTTTGTCTTCTATCTGTGCTGATGATGGCAATTTAGCAAGCCCACGCAACCACCAGCATCAGTTGAAGCTCAGCATGCTAGATCCGAATCCTGCAAAGCAAGACAACGGCGGGTATAATTGCTTCTTTGCTGAGCAACGAGCTAAGCTGTTGCCGCTTCATCCAGGGCAAGACACAGAAATCAGTAGAATCATCAGTGTTAGTTGGAATGGGCTTAGTGAAGCTGAGAAAGCT GTATACCAGGAGAGAGGtatgaaggagaaggagaggcatGAAAGTGAAATGATATTGTCTGAAAGTTTAAAACCAGGTCCGCTAGTTTACGATCCATCATTGCCGATGCAGCAGCTTCCTGTCAAACCAGTGGAGGACGTTGATGCAAAATCCCAGAAGCCTGACGTTAATATGAAAGCATCTGATGATCAGAATGATTGCAGTTCTAATGATATAAATTCTGGTGGGGCAAGCTCACAAATCCACCCAGAAATTGAGAGTCCGGCAAGTGTTAGAAGTGCCATTGTATCTACTTGCTCGGTCAAGCCTTCAAAGGAAATGAGCTCGAGTTGCTTAGGAGAGTGGATGAAAAATTGA